A stretch of Chionomys nivalis chromosome 2, mChiNiv1.1, whole genome shotgun sequence DNA encodes these proteins:
- the Cebpg gene encoding CCAAT/enhancer-binding protein gamma: MSKLSQPATTPGVNGISVIHTQAHASGLQQVPQLVPAGPGGGGKAVPPSKQSKKSSPMDRNSDEYRQRRERNNMAVKKSRLKSKQKAQDTLQRVNQLKEENERLEAKIKLLTKELSVLKDLFLEHAHNLADNVQPISTETTTTNSDDTGQ, from the coding sequence ATGAGCAAGCTGTCGCAGCCAGCCACTACTCCAGGAGTGAACGGAATAAGTGTCATTCATACTCAGGCACATGCCAGTGGCTTACAGCAGGTTCCTCAGCTGGTGCCCGCTGGGCCTGGGGGAGGAGGTAAAGCTGTGCCTCCAAGCAAGCAAAGCAAAAAGAGCTCACCCATGGATCGAAATAGTGATGAATATCGCCAGCGCAGAGAGCGGAACAATATGGCTGTGAAGAAGAGCCGgttaaaaagcaaacagaaagctcAAGATACACTGCAAAGAGTGAACCAGCTCAAAGAAGAGAATGAACGGTTGGAAGCCAAAATTAAGTTGCTGACAAAGGAATTAAGTGTACTGAAAGATTTGTTTCTGGAGCATGCACACAACCTCGCTGACAACGTGCAGCCCATCAGCACTGAAACTACGACGACAAATTCTGATGACACAGGGCAGTAG